In a single window of the Olivibacter sp. SDN3 genome:
- a CDS encoding fibronectin type III domain-containing protein codes for MQNNRQANLGFKRFSDDALATLGVTVITAMADNPHFGTPVPALEDVQILVDDFREKLASTRRGSPLNTSEKNHSRQILEGELKKLAFYVNTVADGALHVILSSGFPVRQSRTSVDIPAIPERLRLMDTSQSGQLRLDFNAVKGAWEYEYRYATSLDEQGEPDWEQLFTSTSSRNNVLAPLEPGIICRVKVRSRNGKGVSDWSEPISRMAR; via the coding sequence ATGCAAAACAATAGACAAGCAAATTTAGGTTTTAAAAGATTTTCAGACGATGCACTCGCTACATTAGGTGTTACGGTGATTACTGCAATGGCAGACAATCCGCATTTTGGAACGCCGGTACCGGCCTTGGAGGATGTGCAAATATTGGTAGACGACTTCCGTGAAAAGCTGGCGAGCACCAGAAGGGGCAGCCCGTTGAATACCAGTGAAAAGAATCATAGTCGCCAAATTTTGGAAGGCGAACTGAAAAAATTAGCCTTTTACGTCAACACGGTAGCGGATGGCGCTTTACACGTTATTTTAAGCTCGGGTTTTCCTGTACGGCAATCGAGAACGTCGGTAGACATCCCAGCTATCCCGGAGCGTTTACGATTAATGGACACATCGCAAAGCGGGCAACTGCGATTAGATTTTAACGCCGTTAAGGGTGCCTGGGAGTATGAGTATAGGTACGCTACTTCATTGGATGAACAGGGCGAGCCTGATTGGGAGCAATTGTTCACCAGTACGTCGTCGCGTAACAATGTGCTGGCACCCTTGGAGCCAGGTATAATCTGTCGTGTTAAGGTGAGGTCGCGGAACGGTAAAGGAGTGAGCGATTGGAGCGAACCTATTAGTCGAATGGCGCGATAA
- a CDS encoding (Fe-S)-binding protein, whose amino-acid sequence MNVNLFIPCFIDQLYPTTAFNTVKVLEKAGCSVQYNVEQTCCGQPAYNAGYWDEAKDIGTKFLEDFADSKYIVSPSASCTGMIKNGYNDLFTNSMVHNRCRSIQGSIYELSDFLVNILKKDYFGAELEGKAVYHDSCSALRECRIKEEPRLLLKNVDGLELMEMRDTDMCCGFGGTFSVKFSGISSAMAEQKVNNALDAGAEYIISTDASCLLHLQAYIDKHNLTMKTMHLADVLAHGWGNV is encoded by the coding sequence ATGAATGTTAATTTATTTATACCTTGTTTTATAGACCAATTGTACCCAACAACTGCTTTTAATACGGTGAAAGTTTTAGAGAAGGCGGGGTGTAGCGTACAATATAACGTTGAGCAAACCTGTTGCGGGCAGCCTGCTTACAACGCAGGTTATTGGGATGAGGCCAAAGATATTGGAACTAAATTTCTAGAAGATTTTGCCGATTCAAAATATATCGTATCACCTTCGGCCTCCTGTACGGGTATGATTAAAAATGGCTATAACGATTTGTTTACTAATTCTATGGTACATAATCGATGCCGATCAATACAAGGTAGCATTTATGAGTTATCTGATTTTTTAGTTAATATTTTAAAGAAGGATTATTTTGGCGCTGAACTGGAGGGAAAAGCGGTTTATCACGATTCCTGTTCGGCACTTCGGGAGTGTCGAATTAAAGAAGAACCAAGGCTCTTGCTAAAAAACGTGGATGGACTGGAACTGATGGAGATGCGCGATACCGATATGTGTTGTGGCTTTGGTGGTACCTTTTCGGTGAAGTTTAGTGGTATATCCAGTGCGATGGCTGAGCAGAAAGTAAATAACGCACTGGACGCAGGTGCAGAATACATTATCTCTACCGACGCTTCCTGTTTACTCCATTTACAGGCATATATCGATAAACATAATTTGACGATGAAAACGATGCATCTGGCGGATGTTTTGGCGCACGGTTGGGGAAATGTTTAG
- a CDS encoding MFS transporter — protein MKNDKSTIRAWAMFDWSNSAYNLVITSTIFPAYYTAITTASDGGDRVSFFGLTFINTALANYSLAFAYLTMVFVLPLLSATADNRGNKKTFMKGFTYLGSFACIGLFFFKLETLEWGIICSILAATGYIGGVLFNNSYLPEIASVDQQDRVSAQGFAYGYIGSVLLQIICFVFVLKPEWFGIADASFAPRLSFLLVGVWWMTFSQIPFKKLPEGRANGKKLSKHVLKSGFSELKAVWRQIKQLDGVRKFLGAYFFYAMGVQTTMLVAAAFGEKILHLGAPKLIATILIIQLVAILGAYMMSYLANKMGNMQVLAIVVLIWITVCVSAYYINTEVQFYLLAAVVGLIMGGIQSLSRSTYSKLIPKDQKDTTAFFSFYDVTEKLAIVIGLFSFAFIEELTANIRYSALCLALYFVVGLFLLVRIVLENKRGRKHLEHVL, from the coding sequence GTGAAAAACGATAAGTCAACCATACGAGCGTGGGCCATGTTTGATTGGTCGAATTCTGCTTATAACCTAGTTATCACATCCACTATTTTTCCAGCGTATTATACGGCTATTACCACCGCAAGTGATGGGGGAGATCGTGTAAGCTTTTTTGGTTTAACATTTATCAATACTGCGCTGGCAAATTATTCTTTGGCTTTTGCTTATTTAACCATGGTGTTTGTATTACCCCTTTTGTCGGCCACAGCAGATAATAGAGGCAATAAGAAAACTTTCATGAAAGGCTTTACCTATTTAGGTAGCTTTGCCTGCATAGGACTGTTTTTCTTTAAATTGGAAACATTGGAATGGGGTATTATCTGTAGTATCTTGGCCGCTACTGGTTATATCGGGGGAGTGCTTTTCAATAATTCATACTTACCGGAAATTGCAAGTGTTGACCAACAAGATCGCGTAAGTGCCCAAGGTTTTGCTTATGGTTATATCGGTAGCGTACTGCTTCAGATCATTTGCTTTGTGTTTGTACTGAAGCCAGAGTGGTTTGGCATAGCAGATGCCAGTTTTGCACCGCGTCTTTCTTTTTTATTGGTAGGTGTTTGGTGGATGACTTTTTCGCAGATTCCTTTTAAAAAATTACCTGAGGGAAGAGCTAATGGGAAAAAGTTGAGTAAACACGTATTAAAAAGCGGCTTTAGCGAACTAAAAGCAGTTTGGAGGCAAATAAAACAATTGGACGGTGTGCGGAAATTTCTGGGAGCTTATTTCTTTTACGCTATGGGCGTACAGACAACCATGCTGGTGGCTGCTGCCTTTGGCGAGAAGATATTACATTTGGGCGCTCCCAAGCTAATCGCAACGATCTTAATTATACAATTGGTAGCTATTTTAGGTGCCTATATGATGTCTTATTTGGCAAATAAGATGGGCAACATGCAGGTCCTGGCAATAGTGGTTCTGATATGGATAACTGTTTGTGTTAGCGCGTATTATATAAATACAGAAGTGCAGTTTTATTTACTGGCGGCCGTTGTTGGATTGATTATGGGCGGAATACAGTCGCTCTCACGCTCCACCTACTCTAAACTTATTCCGAAAGATCAAAAAGACACAACTGCATTTTTTAGTTTTTATGATGTTACTGAAAAGTTAGCCATCGTAATTGGCTTATTTTCTTTCGCTTTCATAGAGGAGCTAACGGCTAATATCAGATATTCGGCTTTATGTTTAGCTTTGTACTTTGTTGTGGGCCTATTTTTGCTAGTTAGAATAGTGCTTGAAAATAAAAGGGGAAGAAAACACTTGGAGCATGTGCTGTAA
- a CDS encoding RagB/SusD family nutrient uptake outer membrane protein, producing the protein MKRLKHICIAVITLTTILSCSKSFLEPNPQGELTFPQVESREGVEGLLIGSYSMLNGNIEGLWASFSSAPSQWLFGDVAADNAHKGSNNGDQPNMNFIEQNRPTSTNDQLEVAWNRFYEGITRCNNTLRVLADLQAGDDEKFDEERAVQIQGETRLLRAHYYFMLKRLFVNVPWVDEGVTSTEDAANTPNDSDISPMIEEDLRFAIENLTEEKYNGEVGRVNLPVAQAYLGKFLLYQQRHDEALPFLQAVIDSKPDLAGLSFTDNYDITAENGPESIFEVQHGLNPDGSGDNANTGDMLNFFYGNAPINCCGFLQPSFDLVNAFRVDDDGLPMLDGSYRDDPYLSDFGLTGSDKSNYQVDRTLRVDPRLDYTVGRRGVPFRDWGTMPGDAWIRDPGFAGPFVGIKHTIEQAQFAGNTVAGTVQVTGLNVKIIRLADVYLMAAECKVELGDLPGALELVNAVRSRAANLAPKVAGGSPVADYDVQPYQSFPNAEYARNAVRFERRLELALEGHRFYDLVRWGVAQQVLDSYSGFEGGYLSISRNLSFQPQNEYYPIPQTELDRSGGILTQNSGY; encoded by the coding sequence ATGAAAAGATTAAAACATATATGTATTGCAGTGATAACGTTGACAACGATACTTTCCTGTAGTAAGAGTTTTTTAGAGCCTAATCCTCAAGGGGAGTTGACTTTTCCGCAGGTAGAGAGTAGAGAAGGAGTGGAAGGTTTACTGATTGGTTCTTACTCCATGCTGAACGGCAACATAGAAGGACTTTGGGCTAGCTTTAGTTCGGCTCCCAGTCAGTGGTTGTTTGGCGACGTTGCGGCAGATAATGCACATAAGGGCAGTAACAATGGTGATCAACCGAACATGAATTTCATTGAGCAGAATCGGCCTACGAGCACTAATGATCAATTGGAAGTGGCTTGGAACCGTTTTTATGAAGGTATCACGCGTTGTAATAATACTTTAAGGGTACTGGCAGATCTCCAGGCTGGAGACGACGAGAAATTTGACGAGGAGCGTGCCGTGCAGATTCAGGGCGAAACACGTTTATTACGTGCGCATTACTATTTTATGCTCAAACGTTTATTTGTAAACGTACCTTGGGTAGATGAAGGCGTCACCTCTACGGAAGATGCGGCCAATACCCCGAATGATAGTGATATTAGCCCAATGATTGAAGAAGACCTACGCTTCGCCATCGAAAACTTAACAGAGGAAAAGTATAACGGAGAAGTTGGTCGTGTCAATCTACCTGTTGCACAGGCGTATCTAGGTAAATTTTTACTATATCAGCAACGACATGATGAAGCTTTGCCTTTTCTGCAAGCTGTAATAGACAGTAAGCCAGACCTTGCAGGTTTATCTTTTACAGATAATTATGATATTACGGCCGAGAATGGACCGGAATCGATTTTTGAAGTACAGCATGGTTTGAATCCTGATGGAAGCGGTGATAATGCCAATACCGGCGACATGTTGAATTTCTTCTACGGAAATGCCCCGATCAACTGCTGTGGCTTCTTGCAACCATCCTTCGATCTGGTTAATGCTTTTCGTGTTGATGATGATGGGCTGCCGATGTTGGACGGAAGTTATCGGGATGATCCTTACCTTTCCGATTTTGGATTGACTGGAAGCGACAAAAGTAATTATCAGGTCGACCGCACCTTGCGGGTTGATCCACGTTTAGATTATACCGTGGGCCGTAGGGGCGTTCCCTTCCGTGATTGGGGAACTATGCCAGGAGATGCATGGATACGTGATCCAGGTTTTGCAGGTCCGTTCGTTGGCATAAAACATACCATTGAACAGGCACAGTTTGCAGGCAATACCGTGGCAGGAACGGTACAGGTCACTGGCTTAAATGTAAAAATCATTCGATTGGCCGATGTATACCTGATGGCAGCGGAGTGTAAAGTAGAGTTGGGAGACCTTCCGGGAGCACTCGAGCTGGTCAATGCAGTACGTAGTAGGGCGGCTAATTTAGCACCAAAAGTTGCGGGGGGTTCACCGGTTGCTGACTATGACGTACAGCCGTACCAGTCCTTCCCCAATGCAGAATATGCACGTAACGCAGTACGCTTCGAAAGAAGATTGGAACTCGCCTTAGAAGGACACCGTTTTTATGATTTGGTGCGTTGGGGTGTCGCACAACAGGTACTTGATAGTTATTCGGGCTTTGAAGGAGGTTACTTGAGCATCTCAAGAAACTTAAGCTTCCAACCCCAAAATGAGTATTATCCGATACCACAGACAGAACTTGATCGAAGCGGGGGCATCTTGACCCAAAACTCAGGTTATTAA
- a CDS encoding TonB-dependent receptor, which translates to MKKERITALITTAMRISFIHALLISIGTFSSYANSAEAQGVLKKNVHITATKMSLKNLLQQVESQSQVKFVYSPSAIGAHRIVEVDIQASDLAAVLDGVLAPLNIAYKIDNGRILLSQQAQQKEITGRVIDAASNEPLPGVSVLVKNTNSGILTNEQGAFSLTANVNDVIVVSYIGYTSQEFTVTSEQDTYSISLESQTSDLDEVVVTGYSSQRRRDITGSVAVVNVNEMKSQPAASAVEALQGRAPGVNIVTDGAPGSTPQIRIRGFSTINNNEPLYVIDGVPYEGKLSWLNQNDIESMQVLKDASAASIYGARANNGVVIVTTKQGLEGKPRITLDANYGSQVPRSSGFPTMMGPQQYAENLYQSYRNSGLNPASELSRLYGGGENPVLPGYLLAGSAIGADVTPELADPANYNYSRDPGTFYQITEANQAGTNWFDEMMGSAPMQNYQLGATGGSENATYAMSAGYLGQKGIIKHTGFERFNLRSNTQFSAFNNKFRFGENAQYSYTENFGMGSNVNVPGEYQDEGSPLGFAYRIPTIVPVYDVMGNFAGTRGGMLGNAQNPLAMLYRGKDNKNRSNFFFGNVFGEVDLAKGLVARTSFGLRYENYNGLSMAYPNLEFSEGTNNNNLSEYQGYNTEWTWTNTLNYRLNINDDHILTVLAGTEAIRNRSRQLNGARNDFFVLGNLDYYYLDTGTSNISNSSFGDLGSLFSLFAKADYSLKDRYLFSATVRRDGSSNFGSENKYGVFPAGSFAWRLSQEEFMSEADWLTDLKVRATYGITGNQRIPAFQFLDRIQSSLITSTYPINGSGSVTGIRQHAYSNPDVKWEEVSQLNFGLDFTLFNGKFDGTFDWYDKKTTDMLYQVPLPSVAVGGGTSPYVNVGDMRNRGFEINLGYHYGREDDRPFKFDVGLNFTRNVNEVLSLAPGVTQQIYGNFRTLSTTVLRAGAPFGSFFGYQVAGIYQNEAELESEATYAGARVGGLKYADINGDGVIDPEDRTIIGNPHPDFIYSISFNASYKNFDVSMFFNASQGNDLYEATRYFTDFTTFDGALTTRLLDAWSPTNTGSNIPSLYRGASDFEYASSSYYVQDGSFFRMRNLQIGYTLPTENMFTRDWGIDRMRIYLGITNLFTITNYTGLDPEVSQAGGGAYPVLGVDRGIYPLNRQFLFGVNLSF; encoded by the coding sequence ATGAAAAAAGAACGAATTACTGCTTTAATTACAACAGCGATGAGAATATCCTTTATTCACGCTTTGCTCATCTCTATAGGTACATTTTCTTCTTATGCGAATTCCGCGGAAGCACAGGGTGTACTTAAAAAAAACGTCCATATAACAGCGACGAAAATGAGCCTGAAAAACTTGTTACAACAGGTGGAGAGTCAGTCTCAGGTTAAGTTTGTGTACAGTCCTTCTGCTATTGGTGCACACCGGATAGTGGAAGTTGATATACAAGCATCTGATTTAGCGGCTGTCTTAGACGGTGTACTTGCTCCGTTGAATATTGCTTATAAAATTGATAATGGAAGGATCCTATTATCGCAACAGGCCCAGCAGAAAGAAATCACCGGTCGGGTAATCGATGCTGCCAGCAATGAACCACTGCCTGGCGTTAGCGTATTGGTAAAAAACACCAACAGTGGTATTTTAACAAATGAACAGGGCGCATTTTCACTGACGGCAAATGTTAACGATGTAATCGTTGTTTCTTATATCGGTTATACCAGTCAGGAATTTACGGTAACATCGGAACAGGATACCTATAGTATCAGTTTGGAATCGCAGACCAGCGATTTGGATGAAGTCGTAGTCACAGGTTATTCAAGCCAGCGTAGAAGGGATATCACAGGCTCGGTAGCCGTGGTAAATGTAAATGAGATGAAGAGTCAACCCGCGGCAAGTGCTGTGGAAGCGTTGCAGGGAAGAGCACCGGGGGTGAATATCGTAACCGATGGTGCGCCGGGTTCTACTCCGCAGATCCGTATCAGGGGCTTCAGTACAATTAATAATAATGAACCGCTTTATGTAATAGACGGTGTACCTTATGAAGGGAAGCTTAGTTGGTTGAACCAAAATGATATAGAAAGTATGCAGGTACTTAAAGATGCGTCTGCAGCGTCTATTTATGGAGCAAGGGCAAACAATGGGGTCGTGATTGTTACCACTAAGCAAGGGTTGGAAGGAAAACCTAGAATTACGTTGGATGCTAATTATGGATCGCAAGTGCCCCGGTCGTCGGGCTTTCCAACGATGATGGGTCCACAGCAATACGCAGAAAATCTTTATCAATCGTATCGTAATTCAGGTTTAAATCCTGCAAGTGAACTGTCTCGGCTTTACGGAGGTGGAGAAAACCCCGTATTACCGGGCTATCTTTTAGCGGGTTCAGCTATTGGCGCTGATGTCACACCCGAACTGGCAGACCCAGCCAATTACAATTACTCACGTGATCCGGGAACATTTTATCAAATCACTGAGGCCAATCAAGCTGGAACAAACTGGTTTGACGAAATGATGGGCAGTGCACCCATGCAGAACTATCAACTTGGTGCCACAGGCGGTAGCGAGAATGCAACCTATGCGATGTCTGCTGGTTATCTTGGCCAAAAGGGTATTATCAAACATACAGGTTTTGAGCGTTTTAATCTTCGGTCGAACACCCAGTTCTCCGCATTCAATAATAAGTTCAGGTTTGGTGAAAATGCACAATACAGCTATACCGAAAATTTTGGAATGGGGTCTAACGTAAATGTACCGGGTGAATATCAAGATGAAGGTAGTCCTCTCGGCTTTGCCTATAGGATTCCAACAATAGTCCCGGTTTACGATGTCATGGGGAATTTTGCGGGAACCAGAGGGGGGATGTTAGGTAATGCTCAGAACCCCTTAGCCATGTTGTATCGGGGAAAAGATAACAAGAACCGAAGTAATTTCTTTTTTGGAAACGTCTTCGGTGAAGTAGATTTAGCGAAAGGACTTGTTGCGCGTACCTCCTTTGGGTTAAGGTATGAAAATTATAATGGTTTGAGTATGGCTTATCCAAACCTCGAATTTTCAGAGGGCACAAACAATAATAACCTGAGCGAATACCAGGGATACAATACAGAATGGACTTGGACCAACACCTTAAACTACCGGTTAAACATTAACGACGATCACATACTGACCGTTTTAGCTGGTACGGAAGCCATCCGTAATAGAAGCCGACAATTAAATGGTGCACGTAATGACTTTTTTGTATTAGGTAATTTAGATTATTATTATCTGGATACCGGAACGTCTAATATCAGTAATTCAAGTTTCGGTGATTTAGGTTCTTTATTCTCCCTGTTCGCCAAGGCCGACTACTCTCTCAAAGACCGCTATTTGTTCAGTGCAACGGTTCGTCGAGACGGTTCTTCGAATTTTGGTTCCGAAAATAAGTATGGTGTTTTTCCCGCCGGTAGTTTTGCATGGCGCTTGTCACAAGAGGAGTTCATGAGTGAAGCCGATTGGCTCACAGATCTAAAGGTCAGAGCAACTTATGGTATCACAGGTAATCAACGTATACCGGCATTCCAGTTCCTTGACCGTATCCAATCATCGTTAATCACTTCCACTTACCCGATCAATGGCTCGGGAAGTGTGACAGGTATCCGCCAACATGCTTATAGCAATCCGGATGTAAAATGGGAAGAAGTATCGCAGCTGAATTTTGGTTTAGATTTTACGTTGTTTAATGGAAAGTTCGATGGAACCTTCGATTGGTACGATAAAAAGACAACAGATATGTTGTACCAAGTGCCTTTGCCATCAGTAGCCGTGGGCGGTGGTACTTCTCCCTACGTGAATGTGGGAGATATGCGCAACCGCGGTTTTGAAATTAACTTAGGATACCACTATGGCAGGGAAGATGATCGTCCTTTTAAATTTGATGTAGGTCTAAATTTCACGCGAAATGTCAACGAAGTATTGAGTTTAGCACCTGGCGTCACTCAACAGATTTACGGTAACTTTAGAACGTTATCTACTACTGTATTAAGAGCAGGTGCACCTTTTGGTTCTTTCTTCGGCTATCAAGTAGCGGGAATTTACCAAAACGAGGCGGAACTTGAATCAGAAGCAACGTATGCGGGTGCTCGTGTAGGTGGACTTAAATATGCCGACATCAATGGCGATGGCGTTATTGACCCAGAAGACCGTACAATCATCGGTAACCCGCATCCTGATTTTATCTATTCTATCAGCTTCAACGCATCTTACAAGAACTTTGACGTTTCCATGTTCTTCAATGCATCGCAGGGGAATGATTTGTACGAAGCAACTCGTTATTTCACAGACTTTACCACATTTGATGGTGCGTTAACCACACGCTTATTGGATGCTTGGAGTCCTACCAATACGGGCAGTAATATTCCATCTCTTTACCGTGGAGCTTCTGATTTTGAATACGCTTCTTCCAGTTATTATGTACAGGATGGCAGTTTCTTTAGAATGCGTAACCTGCAGATTGGTTATACGCTGCCAACAGAAAATATGTTTACAAGAGACTGGGGTATTGATAGAATGCGGATATATTTAGGAATAACGAACCTGTTCACGATCACCAATTACACTGGTCTTGATCCTGAAGTCAGTCAGGCAGGAGGCGGGGCCTATCCGGTGCTTGGGGTAGACCGCGGTATTTATCCGCTCAATAGGCAGTTTTTGTTCGGGGTTAATTTAAGTTTTTAA
- a CDS encoding FecR family protein, whose protein sequence is MSRRDFHQLLLRYLSGECSAKEKEWIDSWYDELNKEFKGDKASIDLNSLEKELWEKINQQTQPSSSSKTISLSKTINFPKIWLVAASCSVLLLSTLWFVQKRLEEYPTDASFVSNVPTNEITTIRNDTDSVSLVVLPDSSTIKLFAKASLRYAATFLDNREVHVTGDAYFQVKANASRPFYVFHNTTITKVLGTSFLIRKMPGKETEEITVFSGKVEVIDNSRRKNVLKRVLSKPEKVQLTTNHRAVLDDAKGRLEEGIAAHPVPVSPTILSSVSLNFTEITLHELSSRLEAIYGLPISLDPSLTNTTFTGDIQDMSLFDQLDIICEVTQTNYTVKGKKILIKQ, encoded by the coding sequence ATGAGTAGACGTGATTTTCACCAGTTACTTTTGCGTTATCTATCCGGCGAGTGCAGTGCCAAAGAAAAAGAATGGATTGACAGCTGGTATGACGAGTTGAATAAAGAGTTTAAGGGAGATAAGGCGTCCATTGATTTAAATTCACTGGAAAAGGAGCTGTGGGAGAAAATCAATCAGCAGACACAACCGTCATCATCTTCAAAAACCATTTCGTTAAGTAAAACGATAAACTTCCCTAAAATATGGTTGGTAGCAGCTTCTTGTAGTGTGTTATTGCTATCCACGCTGTGGTTTGTGCAGAAGCGATTAGAAGAATATCCAACAGATGCATCCTTTGTGTCAAATGTTCCTACCAATGAGATTACCACTATCAGGAACGATACAGATTCGGTTAGCTTGGTAGTGCTGCCAGACAGTTCTACCATAAAGCTTTTTGCCAAGGCGAGTTTACGGTATGCTGCTACGTTTTTGGATAATAGAGAGGTACACGTAACAGGTGATGCCTATTTTCAGGTAAAAGCCAATGCCAGTAGACCATTTTATGTTTTTCATAACACAACCATTACCAAGGTATTGGGTACATCCTTTTTGATTCGTAAAATGCCGGGAAAGGAAACAGAGGAAATCACTGTGTTTTCCGGTAAGGTGGAAGTAATAGATAATAGTAGACGAAAAAATGTATTAAAAAGAGTGTTGTCAAAACCTGAAAAAGTTCAATTAACTACAAACCACCGCGCTGTATTGGACGATGCAAAAGGGCGGTTGGAAGAAGGAATAGCTGCACATCCTGTTCCGGTTTCTCCCACGATATTGTCTTCAGTTTCCTTAAACTTTACTGAAATTACATTGCACGAATTAAGCAGTCGTTTAGAAGCTATTTATGGCCTACCTATTTCACTTGACCCATCTTTAACAAATACGACTTTTACGGGAGACATCCAAGATATGAGTCTATTTGATCAGCTGGATATTATTTGTGAGGTAACGCAAACAAATTATACCGTAAAAGGCAAAAAGATTTTAATCAAACAATAA
- a CDS encoding RNA polymerase sigma factor encodes MPNTNQEDAILLRRLSENDYQAFQAIYEKYWKMCYWKVVEKSGNELLAEEITQKIFISLWEKREQQNIQHLPSYLHAAIKFQFINHIRAQLHLERYTANQQEQTLVDNSVEDQLNYNCLAGAIEEGIAKLPVKTKEIFELSRMEAFSIKEIAQRLKLSEKAVEYHITKSLKSLRVSLKDYLLVCVTVFSFFLKFIFRV; translated from the coding sequence ATGCCAAACACTAACCAAGAAGATGCTATACTCTTAAGGAGATTATCAGAAAATGATTATCAGGCATTCCAAGCAATATATGAAAAGTATTGGAAAATGTGTTATTGGAAGGTCGTTGAAAAATCAGGAAATGAGCTACTTGCGGAGGAGATTACACAAAAAATTTTCATTTCATTATGGGAGAAAAGAGAGCAACAAAATATCCAACATCTTCCATCTTATCTTCATGCCGCTATTAAGTTCCAATTTATTAATCACATCCGAGCACAGTTACATTTAGAAAGGTATACAGCCAATCAGCAGGAACAGACACTGGTAGACAATTCTGTGGAAGACCAACTTAATTATAATTGTTTAGCTGGAGCTATTGAAGAGGGTATTGCCAAATTACCTGTTAAAACCAAGGAAATCTTTGAATTAAGTCGAATGGAAGCCTTTTCTATCAAAGAAATTGCGCAACGCTTAAAATTATCTGAAAAAGCAGTTGAATATCATATCACCAAATCCCTGAAAAGTTTACGTGTGTCGTTGAAAGATTATTTATTAGTCTGTGTAACAGTGTTTTCCTTTTTTTTAAAATTTATTTTTAGGGTATAA